A single genomic interval of Anolis carolinensis isolate JA03-04 chromosome X, rAnoCar3.1.pri, whole genome shotgun sequence harbors:
- the tesc gene encoding calcineurin B homologous protein 3 isoform X3 — protein MGSSHSMSEEIRELADKTGFTTDQIENLHRRFKQLSGDQPTIRKENFDRIPDLEFNPIRSKIVHAFFDRRNLQEASVGQVDEINFEDFLTIMSNFRPIEMNMDEEQLDRFRKQKLKFLFHMYDADSDGKITLQEYRNVVQEMLSGNPHLDKESVRSIADGAMMEAATICVGQMEPDQVYEGITFEDFLKIWQGIDLETKMHVRFLTMEPIAMCY, from the exons ATGGGTTCTTCCCACTCCATGTCAGAAGAAATCCGGGAGCTGGCCGACAAGACCGGCT TCACCACGGATCAAATTGAGAACCTGCACCGGAGATTCAAGCAGCTGAGTGGGGACCAACCGACAATCCG CAAGGAGAACTTCGACCGCATCCCCGACTTGGAGTTCAATCCCATCCGGTCCAAAATTGTACATGCTTTTTTTGACAGGAG AAACCTGCAAGAAGCCTCTGTGGGGCAGGTGGACGAGATCAATTTTGAAGACTTCCTGACCATTATGTCTAACTTCAGGCCCATTGAGATGAATATGGATGAAGAGCAGTTGGATCGCTTCcggaagcagaagctgaaat TTCTCTTTCACATGTATGACGCAGACAGCGATGGGAAGATCACTCTGCAGGAATATAGGAAT GTTGTGCAAGAGATGCTCTCTGGGAACCCGCATCTGGACAAGGAGTCGGTGAGGTCCATCGCAGACGGCGCCATGATGGAAGCGGCCACCATCTGCGTGGGGCAAATG GAACCAGATCAAGTATATGAGGGAATCACCTTTGAAGACTTCCTTAAG ATTTGGCAAGGAATAGACCTGGAGACCAAGATGCATGTCCGCTTCCTGACCATGGAGCCCATTGCAATGTGCTACTGA
- the tesc gene encoding calcineurin B homologous protein 3 isoform X4 — protein MIHCFQLHNGFQNFTTDQIENLHRRFKQLSGDQPTIRKENFDRIPDLEFNPIRSKIVHAFFDRRNLQEASVGQVDEINFEDFLTIMSNFRPIEMNMDEEQLDRFRKQKLKFLFHMYDADSDGKITLQEYRNVVQEMLSGNPHLDKESVRSIADGAMMEAATICVGQMEPDQVYEGITFEDFLKIWQGIDLETKMHVRFLTMEPIAMCY, from the exons ATGATCCATTGTTTCCAGCTCCATAATGGCTTCCAGAact TCACCACGGATCAAATTGAGAACCTGCACCGGAGATTCAAGCAGCTGAGTGGGGACCAACCGACAATCCG CAAGGAGAACTTCGACCGCATCCCCGACTTGGAGTTCAATCCCATCCGGTCCAAAATTGTACATGCTTTTTTTGACAGGAG AAACCTGCAAGAAGCCTCTGTGGGGCAGGTGGACGAGATCAATTTTGAAGACTTCCTGACCATTATGTCTAACTTCAGGCCCATTGAGATGAATATGGATGAAGAGCAGTTGGATCGCTTCcggaagcagaagctgaaat TTCTCTTTCACATGTATGACGCAGACAGCGATGGGAAGATCACTCTGCAGGAATATAGGAAT GTTGTGCAAGAGATGCTCTCTGGGAACCCGCATCTGGACAAGGAGTCGGTGAGGTCCATCGCAGACGGCGCCATGATGGAAGCGGCCACCATCTGCGTGGGGCAAATG GAACCAGATCAAGTATATGAGGGAATCACCTTTGAAGACTTCCTTAAG ATTTGGCAAGGAATAGACCTGGAGACCAAGATGCATGTCCGCTTCCTGACCATGGAGCCCATTGCAATGTGCTACTGA
- the tesc gene encoding calcineurin B homologous protein 3 isoform X1: MKYKKPGLRQKEMSTKDAFFEAILSVDTLCFIDTEHTLHSLGWALVKEHIGKTGKYFPKPLTNEIKLSLGSAFSLSWGTKIGIPVPLTVVFKQEFQQVLLVIWLLGKQHLHKNQITTDQIENLHRRFKQLSGDQPTIRKENFDRIPDLEFNPIRSKIVHAFFDRRNLQEASVGQVDEINFEDFLTIMSNFRPIEMNMDEEQLDRFRKQKLKFLFHMYDADSDGKITLQEYRNVVQEMLSGNPHLDKESVRSIADGAMMEAATICVGQMEPDQVYEGITFEDFLKIWQGIDLETKMHVRFLTMEPIAMCY, from the exons ATGAAATACAAGAAACCAGGGCTGCGACAGAAGGAGATGTCGACCAAAGATGCCTTCTTTGAGGCTATACTATCAGTGGACACTCTGTGTTTTATAGATACTGAGCATACGCTGCATTCGTTGGGCTGGGCTTTAGTAAAGGAACACATTGGCAAGACGGGGAAGTATTTTCCCAAACCGCTCACAAATGAAATAAAGCTGAGCCTTGGGTCAGCCTTTTCTCTCTCCTGGGGAACGAAGATAGGGATCCCTGTCCCTTTAACAGTTGTGTTTAAGCAGGAGTTTCAACAGGTGTTGCTTGTTATCTGGCTGCTTGGAAAGCAACACCTGCACAAGAATCAAA TCACCACGGATCAAATTGAGAACCTGCACCGGAGATTCAAGCAGCTGAGTGGGGACCAACCGACAATCCG CAAGGAGAACTTCGACCGCATCCCCGACTTGGAGTTCAATCCCATCCGGTCCAAAATTGTACATGCTTTTTTTGACAGGAG AAACCTGCAAGAAGCCTCTGTGGGGCAGGTGGACGAGATCAATTTTGAAGACTTCCTGACCATTATGTCTAACTTCAGGCCCATTGAGATGAATATGGATGAAGAGCAGTTGGATCGCTTCcggaagcagaagctgaaat TTCTCTTTCACATGTATGACGCAGACAGCGATGGGAAGATCACTCTGCAGGAATATAGGAAT GTTGTGCAAGAGATGCTCTCTGGGAACCCGCATCTGGACAAGGAGTCGGTGAGGTCCATCGCAGACGGCGCCATGATGGAAGCGGCCACCATCTGCGTGGGGCAAATG GAACCAGATCAAGTATATGAGGGAATCACCTTTGAAGACTTCCTTAAG ATTTGGCAAGGAATAGACCTGGAGACCAAGATGCATGTCCGCTTCCTGACCATGGAGCCCATTGCAATGTGCTACTGA